The Gammaproteobacteria bacterium genome has a segment encoding these proteins:
- a CDS encoding chromosome partitioning protein has product MIVWTVANQKGGVGKTTTAVMLAAWAVDRGEAVLLVDFDPHGSLSAYFGLETENLHPSSYTLFQAAANGNVLPANLARPTGTTGLSLLPATTALATLDRQLSVREGMGLVLARALASSLGRYDRVLVDCPPMLGVLMINALAAADYLIVPVQTEPLALHGLERMTRTLSMLNRTRRPPLPCLVVPTFYDRRTRISRDTLETLRSSNPLGPSVPLGEIPGRVWEGVIPVDTQLREMGPAGGVLSHMTRPSPGAAAYRELFNVLETIHGTARPRTENFSPSTKRAHV; this is encoded by the coding sequence ATGATCGTTTGGACCGTAGCCAATCAAAAGGGTGGAGTGGGAAAGACGACAACGGCGGTTATGCTCGCCGCTTGGGCGGTGGATCGTGGCGAGGCTGTCCTTCTTGTAGATTTTGACCCCCATGGATCACTCAGTGCTTATTTTGGGCTTGAGACAGAAAATCTGCATCCGAGTTCCTATACACTGTTTCAAGCCGCCGCCAATGGAAACGTATTACCAGCTAACTTGGCTCGTCCGACGGGCACAACCGGATTGTCCTTGCTGCCGGCCACCACCGCCCTGGCAACCCTGGACCGCCAGCTCAGTGTCCGTGAAGGAATGGGCCTGGTTCTGGCCCGAGCCTTGGCAAGTAGCCTGGGGCGTTATGATCGAGTTTTAGTGGATTGTCCGCCAATGCTTGGAGTGTTGATGATTAATGCACTGGCGGCGGCTGACTATTTAATTGTGCCGGTTCAAACCGAACCCCTAGCACTGCACGGCCTAGAACGAATGACACGTACCCTGTCAATGCTTAATCGCACTCGACGTCCGCCATTACCATGCCTTGTGGTCCCGACCTTTTATGACCGACGGACCCGTATTTCTCGAGACACCCTTGAAACTTTGCGATCTTCGAATCCACTCGGTCCGTCCGTACCGCTTGGTGAAATTCCCGGACGGGTATGGGAAGGCGTGATTCCGGTGGATACCCAGCTGCGAGAAATGGGTCCGGCAGGCGGGGTGTTAAGCCATATGACACGGCCCAGTCCTGGGGCAGCCGCGTATCGGGAACTTTTTAATGTCCTTGAAACAATTCATGGCACAGCGCGGCCACGAACCGAAAATTTTTCTCCCTCGACAAAGAGGGCTCACGTATAG
- a CDS encoding chemotaxis protein MotB: MAEARGFRAEFRLMNEEIPERLGEPENRERPEISPEEFRLQTQASTTDPKSVTPPLAGVKVITNRGGPHASGKASHSTTRRKKHAEEHENHERWLVSYADFITLLFAFFVVMYAISSVNEGKYQVLFNSMGAAFHSVPRSIKPIQIGEEKPELSRIPKIIQNENETADQQDLNLISDKIEKSLADFIKKDLIGVRRDKLWLEVEIKTSILFPSGSTSLERNALPILTDLAEILKNFPNSIQVGGFTDDKPISSVSYPSNWELSAGRAASVVHLFNKLGVNPERMSAVGYGEHRPMADNSTPEGRNKNRRVVLHILAAHSDQP, from the coding sequence ATGGCTGAAGCCAGAGGTTTTCGTGCCGAATTTCGATTAATGAATGAAGAAATCCCTGAACGCCTTGGCGAACCTGAAAACCGCGAACGCCCGGAAATATCGCCCGAGGAATTCAGATTGCAGACGCAAGCCAGCACCACGGATCCAAAATCGGTTACCCCACCATTGGCGGGAGTGAAGGTGATTACCAATCGTGGCGGACCACACGCCTCTGGGAAAGCGTCTCACTCTACTACACGCCGCAAGAAACACGCCGAAGAGCACGAAAATCATGAACGCTGGTTAGTCTCATACGCGGACTTCATCACTTTGCTGTTCGCTTTTTTCGTAGTGATGTACGCTATCTCGTCCGTGAACGAAGGAAAGTATCAGGTGCTTTTTAATTCCATGGGTGCCGCTTTTCATTCAGTGCCGAGAAGCATAAAACCGATTCAGATCGGAGAAGAAAAACCTGAGTTATCCAGGATTCCAAAAATCATCCAGAATGAAAATGAAACCGCCGACCAACAGGATCTCAACCTTATCTCCGATAAGATTGAGAAGAGCCTCGCGGATTTCATCAAAAAAGATCTCATCGGCGTGCGACGGGATAAACTTTGGCTGGAAGTCGAAATCAAGACAAGCATCCTCTTTCCGAGTGGGAGCACTTCCCTGGAGCGAAATGCGTTACCAATCCTGACTGATTTAGCTGAAATTTTAAAAAATTTTCCAAATTCGATCCAGGTAGGTGGATTCACTGATGATAAACCAATCAGTTCTGTTAGTTATCCATCAAATTGGGAATTATCGGCAGGGCGTGCGGCGAGCGTGGTTCATTTATTCAATAAACTTGGTGTAAATCCCGAACGGATGTCGGCAGTTGGGTATGGAGAACACCGTCCCATGGCTGATAATTCGACACCCGAGGGACGCAACAAAAACCGCAGGGTGGTATTGCATATCCTTGCCGCGCATTCCGATCAGCCCTGA